One Coregonus clupeaformis isolate EN_2021a chromosome 33, ASM2061545v1, whole genome shotgun sequence DNA window includes the following coding sequences:
- the LOC121548974 gene encoding transmembrane protein 200A, protein MISAGGVITGHLAALKRQDSARSQHHLPIQSTAPGEAQEKRRAKRKPRADVVVVRGKIRLYSASGFFLILGVLILMMGIAMAVLGYWPHKEDLIAAGAKLSTNDTRVTREEGGTLAQFFEQHLHSEKMKMLGPFTMGIGIFIFICANAILHENRDRETKVIHMRDMYSTVIDIHSLRIKEHKYMNGAYSGPYGEHEVRTYENQCASKLAANTLLGVSSMGNDVRVSRRASSTEDEEGLLNEAKGGHGLLPSFYRERSGSIFGLQHEGSRHWDKKSSFPKRCQTRSIVSSSISAFTLPVIKLNNCVIDEPDMDNITEDLEHIRVRSRHPSMESLAVPVPADIAKAYKPPGVMLLRSNSATESHSFSSSRSSLSPGSASGRYLSPGAARKDFGSNNSLHMLSSHSKSLDLDRRPTNLTVKPEQRKHPSWPRLDRSNSKGYMKLENKEDPMDRLQLPQVAVKQDYTKKEKLLMISRSHNNLSFEHDKQFISNTMKRGSSETRF, encoded by the coding sequence ATGATTTCAGCTGGTGGAGTGATCACGGGCCACCTTGCTGCACTGAAGAGGCAGGACTCGGCCCGCTCCCAGCACCACCTGCCCATCCAGTCCACAGCCCCAGGAGAGGCCCAGGAGAAGAGGAGGGCCAAGCGTAAACCTCGGGCCGACGTGGTGGTGGTTAGGGGAAAGATCCGCCTCTACTCTGCCTCTGGGTTCTTCCTCATCCTGGGTGTGTTGATCCTGATGATGGGCATCGCCATGGCCGTGCTGGGTTACTGGCCCCACAAAGAGGACCTCATAGCGGCCGGTGCCAAGCTATCCACCAATGACACCAGGGTGACCCGGGAGGAAGGCGGTACGCTGGCCCAGTTCTTTGAGCAGCACCTGCACTCTGAGAAGATGAAGATGCTGGGCCCCTTCACCATGGGAATTGGTATCTTCATCTTCATCTGCGCCAATGCCATCCTGCACGAAAACAGGGACCGGGAGACCAAGGTGATCCACATGAGGGACATGTACTCCACCGTCATCGACATCCACAGCCTGAGGATCAAAGAGCACAAGTACATGAATGGGGCCTACTCTGGCCCCTATGGGGAGCATGAGGTCAGGACCTATGAGAACCAGTGTGCCTCCAAGCTAGCTGCTAACACCCTGCTAGGGGTCTCCAGCATGGGGAACGATGTGAGGGTGTCTCGCAGGGCCAGCTCTACAGAGGACGAGGAGGGTCTTCTCAACGAGGCCAAAGGGGGGCATGGCTTACTGCCTTCGTTCTACAGAGAGCGCTCTGGCTCCATCTTTGGTCTGCAGCATGAGGGCAGCCGCCACTGGGACAAGAAGAGCAGCTTCCCCAAGAGATGCCAGACCAGATCAATCGTCTCATCCTCGATCAGCGCTTTCACCCTGCCCGTTATCAAGCTCAACAACTGTGTGATCGACGAGCCTGACATGGATAACATCACAGAGGACCTGGAGCACATTAGGGTTAGGTCCCGACACCCCTCTATGGAGTCCCTGGCTGTGCCTGTCCCGGCGGACATTGCCAAAGCCTACAAACCTCCCGGCGTCATGCTCCTCAGGAGTAACTCGGCCACAGAGTCCCACTCCTTCTCGTCCTCTCGTAGCTCTCTGTCCCCAGGGTCTGCCAGTGGGAGGTACCTGTCCCCCGGGGCTGCCCGCAAGGACTTCGGCTCCAACAACTCCCTCCACATGCTGTCTTCTCACTCCAAGTCTCTGGACCTGGATCGAAGGCCCACCAATCTAACAGTGAAGCCAGAGCAGAGGAAACATCCCAGCTGGCCCCGGCTGGACCGCAGCAATAGTAAAGGTTACATGAAGCTGGAGAACAAGGAGGATCCTATGGACAGACTGCAGCTGCCCCAGGTAGCAGTCAAACAGGATTACACCAAGAAAGAGAAGCTGCTCATGATCTCCAGGTCTCACAATAACCTCAGCTTTGAACACGATAAGCAGTTCATTAGCAACACTATGAAACGAGGGAGCTCAGAGACCAGGTTTTAA